In Deinococcus puniceus, one genomic interval encodes:
- a CDS encoding redoxin domain-containing protein: MSLLGQPAPDFTLPSSVGDPVTLSSYRGQKHVVLVFYPLDFSPVCSMQLPEYSGRQDDFADAGAVILGVNRDSVHAHRAWAAEYGIEVPLLADMTLTVARLYGVAIDERGISARAVFLIDKEGVVRFEHVEKATGDYTVRPEVVLNQIKAL; encoded by the coding sequence ATGAGCCTGCTTGGACAACCCGCCCCAGACTTCACGCTGCCGTCATCGGTGGGAGACCCTGTGACCCTCAGCAGCTACCGGGGCCAAAAGCACGTGGTACTGGTGTTCTATCCGCTGGATTTCAGCCCGGTCTGCTCGATGCAACTGCCGGAATACAGCGGGCGGCAAGACGATTTTGCCGATGCCGGGGCCGTGATTCTGGGTGTGAACCGCGACAGCGTGCATGCCCACCGCGCTTGGGCCGCCGAATACGGCATAGAGGTGCCGCTGTTGGCCGATATGACGCTGACGGTGGCCCGCTTGTACGGTGTAGCCATAGACGAACGCGGCATCAGCGCCCGCGCCGTGTTTCTGATCGATAAAGAGGGCGTGGTGCGCTTTGAGCACGTCGAAAAAGCCACCGGAGACTACACGGTGCGGCCCGAAGTGGTGCTGAACCAGATCAAGGCGCTCTGA
- a CDS encoding ParA family protein, whose protein sequence is MTKVISFINLKGGVAKTTTAVMLADTLAIMGQKRVLVLDLDPQTNATLALIGEERWLAADDAGQTLAQLFLDQVNGTSVFNPARAVIRGASNLNRISHEMMDQLPDGLQYGRVDLLPSSIRLIDVQDRMQDISTRSHYSVSPMKVVRKFVAPLFSAYDYVLIDCPPNLGFVTLNGLEVSDHYLIPTIPDRMSTYGVPQIVNRVADVKVKRGLKISCLGVIITKYQSNSSTQKRGLERLPADLETAFAPHGEPTPPILNTRLPQTNALAEAVIYERKVANYRDKYGTSPVGGQAAYKYGPDLADEIEDLLRFNDLQDSLDLALTPPIAKS, encoded by the coding sequence ATGACTAAAGTAATAAGTTTCATCAACCTGAAGGGCGGTGTCGCCAAGACCACCACCGCCGTGATGCTGGCCGATACGCTGGCGATCATGGGGCAAAAGCGGGTGCTGGTGCTTGACCTAGACCCGCAGACCAACGCGACGCTGGCCCTGATCGGGGAAGAACGCTGGCTGGCTGCCGACGACGCGGGGCAAACGCTGGCGCAGCTGTTTTTGGATCAGGTGAACGGCACGTCCGTCTTCAATCCGGCCCGCGCCGTGATTCGGGGGGCCAGCAACCTGAACCGCATCTCCCACGAAATGATGGATCAATTGCCTGACGGCCTGCAATACGGGCGCGTGGATCTGCTGCCCAGTTCTATTCGCCTCATTGATGTGCAAGACCGGATGCAGGACATCAGCACCCGCAGCCACTACTCGGTCAGTCCGATGAAGGTGGTCAGGAAATTCGTCGCGCCGCTGTTTTCGGCCTACGATTACGTGCTGATCGACTGCCCGCCCAATCTGGGCTTCGTGACCCTGAACGGGCTGGAAGTCAGCGACCATTACCTGATTCCCACCATTCCAGACCGGATGAGTACCTACGGCGTGCCGCAAATCGTGAACCGGGTGGCCGATGTGAAGGTCAAACGGGGGCTGAAGATCAGCTGTCTAGGCGTGATTATTACCAAGTACCAGAGCAACAGCAGCACGCAAAAGCGCGGCCTGGAGCGCCTGCCCGCCGACCTAGAAACTGCCTTCGCACCGCACGGGGAACCCACGCCGCCCATCCTCAATACCCGCCTGCCGCAAACCAACGCGCTGGCTGAAGCCGTGATTTATGAACGCAAAGTCGCCAACTACCGCGACAAGTACGGCACCAGTCCGGTGGGCGGGCAAGCGGCCTACAAGTACGGCCCCGACTTGGCCGACGAAATCGAGGATCTGCTGCGGTTCAACGACTTACAAGACAGCTTGGATCTGGCCCTGACCCCTCCTATCGCCAAGTCTTGA
- a CDS encoding acyltransferase, which yields MTWLKPVNIESNAQDTFNAFIADLEARLADPATERPVLAREVLAQAMYGREYGQLAADAPLAALNLDSRNITFEAEYYMATDTAKFEAVKPLLWLWKNLDLTPIGQNPVLGIPVRRVLAGHIFKRVGRDFKCWQNVEFSVGYNMDVGNDVVVHRHVLLDDIGGIELHDGASVSDYVNIYSHTHSVLDGPDVTLRRTVIGRGARITYHSTVLAGSIISDDAMLATHALLRADIPPHGIAMGVPAKVTRFKVRPDGQEYGVDARTYPRDTGRKANPQFPEPTPNQTRVAGKEEV from the coding sequence GTGACGTGGCTCAAGCCGGTAAATATAGAATCGAACGCGCAGGACACGTTCAACGCCTTCATTGCGGATTTGGAGGCAAGGCTGGCCGACCCCGCCACCGAGCGCCCGGTGCTGGCGCGCGAGGTGCTGGCGCAGGCCATGTACGGGCGCGAGTACGGGCAACTGGCCGCCGACGCGCCGCTGGCCGCTCTGAATCTGGATTCTCGCAACATCACCTTTGAGGCCGAGTACTACATGGCGACCGACACGGCCAAATTTGAGGCCGTGAAGCCGCTGCTGTGGCTCTGGAAAAACCTCGATCTGACGCCCATAGGCCAGAATCCGGTACTGGGCATTCCGGTACGGCGGGTACTGGCGGGCCACATTTTTAAGCGGGTGGGCCGAGATTTCAAGTGCTGGCAGAATGTGGAATTCAGCGTGGGCTACAACATGGACGTGGGCAACGATGTGGTGGTTCACCGCCATGTGCTGCTCGACGATATTGGAGGCATAGAACTGCACGATGGGGCGTCGGTCAGCGACTACGTGAATATTTACAGCCACACCCACAGCGTGTTGGACGGCCCTGACGTCACCCTGCGGCGCACCGTGATCGGGCGTGGGGCGCGGATCACCTACCATTCCACCGTGCTGGCGGGCAGCATTATCAGCGACGACGCCATGCTCGCCACCCACGCTTTGCTTCGGGCCGACATTCCGCCGCACGGCATCGCTATGGGTGTGCCCGCCAAGGTCACGCGCTTTAAGGTGCGCCCAGACGGGCAGGAGTACGGCGTGGACGCCCGCACCTACCCCCGTGACACTGGACGCAAGGCCAATCCACAGTTTCCGGAGCCGACGCCGAACCAGACGCGGGTGGCGGGGAAAGAGGAAGTCTAA
- a CDS encoding acyl-ACP desaturase: MAEVMPPNMLNDRPRTPAGMLSNAEKDRLIERGFLGLYRWYTARSQETRNWNADRSFDWRSMNQNLPPELITVIQGFFAVEQYAPDFTSSLIHLVRRSHGRSHFQMRWGSEEEKHADAWENAVLFSGQRSPQWIEDYKHRLKSQTWELPFPDAIHNLVYTVFQERATQLNYLNMMKIAQGKSDKPHLKGIVDPVLAKVAQTIAVDEAAHYNFFLEGARMYLYYYPERTLEAIRNVIGMFSMPAATLIPDWREFSETVYRAGIYGPRDFNRDVMQVAFRNLGIESRKSLEEGIRKTREVPDFEGGNFGTTAIWDTFDYGQVEGDVKRLHVKIEEYEKGIGFDLYDPTTFIANPAVPKSASGDGQAADD; encoded by the coding sequence ATGGCTGAAGTTATGCCCCCCAATATGCTGAATGACCGCCCGCGCACGCCTGCCGGGATGCTCAGCAATGCCGAAAAAGACCGCCTCATCGAACGTGGCTTCCTTGGCCTGTACCGCTGGTACACCGCCCGCAGCCAAGAAACCCGCAACTGGAACGCGGATCGCAGCTTCGACTGGCGCTCCATGAACCAGAATCTGCCCCCGGAACTCATCACGGTCATTCAGGGCTTTTTTGCTGTGGAGCAGTACGCCCCCGACTTCACCTCCAGCCTGATTCATCTGGTGCGCCGTTCTCATGGCCGCAGCCACTTTCAGATGCGCTGGGGCAGTGAAGAAGAGAAGCACGCCGACGCATGGGAAAATGCCGTGCTGTTCAGCGGGCAGCGTTCGCCGCAGTGGATCGAGGACTACAAGCACCGCCTGAAGTCTCAGACGTGGGAACTGCCTTTCCCCGACGCCATTCACAACCTCGTGTACACCGTGTTTCAGGAGCGGGCTACCCAACTGAACTACCTGAACATGATGAAAATTGCGCAGGGCAAGAGCGACAAGCCACACCTGAAGGGCATCGTTGACCCCGTGCTGGCAAAAGTCGCCCAGACGATTGCCGTAGACGAGGCCGCGCACTACAACTTCTTCCTAGAGGGTGCCCGGATGTACCTGTATTACTACCCGGAGCGCACGCTGGAAGCCATCCGCAACGTGATCGGCATGTTCTCCATGCCCGCTGCCACCCTGATTCCCGACTGGCGCGAGTTTTCGGAAACGGTGTACCGCGCAGGCATCTACGGCCCCCGCGATTTCAACCGCGACGTGATGCAGGTGGCCTTCCGCAACCTCGGCATCGAGAGCCGCAAGTCTCTGGAAGAGGGCATCCGCAAAACCCGTGAAGTGCCCGATTTCGAGGGCGGCAACTTCGGCACCACCGCCATCTGGGACACCTTCGATTACGGTCAGGTGGAAGGCGACGTGAAGCGCCTGCACGTGAAGATCGAGGAATATGAGAAGGGCATCGGCTTCGATCTCTATGACCCCACTACCTTTATTGCCAATCCCGCCGTGCCCAAGTCGGCATCAGGGGACGGGCAGGCCGCCGACGACTGA
- a CDS encoding glycerol-3-phosphate acyltransferase produces MPVLVAAVAYLLGSLVAGILYSRALGQDIRDRDLPGGSGTVRQYGRLAGLMVTLADMLKAVLAVWLTRLVAPDLTWLAAFFVVLGHCYPVFFRFRGGVGIAPFMGALLAVAPVTILGIFGLGLVIIPLYKATLQVRLKLNAVPFATAIVVPLGVLLALRYGGLSELLAGAAAMTIRTVHLMIAPPVRPGVTSSSETKA; encoded by the coding sequence ATGCCCGTTCTCGTTGCCGCCGTCGCCTATCTGCTGGGATCGCTGGTGGCAGGCATCCTGTATTCCCGCGCCCTCGGTCAGGACATCCGTGACCGCGACCTGCCGGGCGGCAGCGGCACCGTGCGGCAATACGGGCGGTTGGCGGGGCTGATGGTCACGTTGGCCGACATGCTCAAGGCGGTCTTGGCCGTGTGGCTGACCCGGCTGGTGGCCCCTGACCTGACTTGGCTGGCGGCCTTTTTCGTGGTGCTGGGGCACTGCTACCCAGTGTTCTTCCGCTTCCGGGGGGGCGTGGGCATCGCGCCGTTTATGGGGGCGCTGCTGGCGGTGGCTCCGGTCACCATTTTGGGCATTTTCGGTCTGGGGCTGGTGATCATTCCGCTGTACAAGGCCACCTTACAGGTCCGCCTGAAGCTGAATGCCGTACCGTTTGCCACTGCCATCGTGGTGCCGCTGGGCGTGCTGCTGGCGCTACGCTACGGCGGCCTGTCCGAACTGCTGGCGGGCGCGGCGGCCATGACCATCCGCACGGTTCACCTGATGATCGCGCCGCCCGTGCGCCCCGGCGTAACGAGTAGCAGCGAGACCAAAGCGTGA
- a CDS encoding tetratricopeptide repeat protein, protein MSRSWTRFVCLSGLLALLTLPGVAGADAVLEGRTLRYEDGPRLLWQRTYPAGLGDLTGPLNVGNLTYLGVGPTVYVLNADSTVQARVDLPGLVTSLDASSGTVRVTTQGDGYTERFTLGDAAQGAPVQERVVPPPNPEITGWLARAADAVPQAQLAQAGAEDPTNSFIALRQANLARRQGDTFSALSAVRRALSAEMPFPAWVMLAARLDSAGFPAAADLALDRAKRDAAERGFDPEISVSRDALSAYGNPSGYVGTLLAQNRLTRAGAWLAYLRELHPRFGGGPALYLRYAALLDAQGRGGEAEEWRQFTRTLRAGTLYNLGPDGTGQVRDAARLVTLALLLALAASFAALVARAWRVQGEDTRPLGGRWRSVLRHPLSRARRNTLAYASFGERLALVTLALGLVAAVGGWQWTNHTGQGLQASALTSGTYGGGWATARLGDLNLRPSPDAALLAGLSAQLDGDDSVARAQYTRAQATGGGPDACALNNLGVIAAQRGDVPQSRESYRAALAIRPDLAAAAFNLGLNPGTPGTAFQQQYRPGQPRLCYPDQRSLARAVSGDLSVTLRRDLQQPLALLQDGPGQSARLGAALLGALALLAATAFALLIPRAATDARLRRPAVYRVLALLLPGAALLEGAWGGVLLLAWGATLAALAPLTGLISYAGLLDPAQATTRNLLLAVLIGVYALNTLAFALIELRHARTTRRERVER, encoded by the coding sequence GTGAGCCGAAGCTGGACACGGTTCGTTTGTCTGTCTGGGCTGTTGGCCCTGCTGACCCTGCCGGGTGTGGCCGGGGCCGACGCCGTGCTGGAGGGCCGCACCCTGCGCTACGAAGACGGGCCGCGCCTGCTGTGGCAGCGTACCTATCCGGCAGGCCTGGGCGACCTGACCGGGCCGCTGAACGTGGGCAACCTGACCTACCTTGGGGTGGGGCCAACCGTATACGTGCTGAACGCCGACAGCACGGTGCAGGCCCGCGTCGATCTGCCCGGCCTGGTCACGTCGCTGGATGCCAGTAGCGGCACGGTGCGCGTGACCACGCAGGGCGACGGCTACACCGAGCGCTTTACTCTGGGCGACGCCGCGCAGGGTGCGCCCGTGCAGGAGCGGGTGGTGCCGCCGCCCAATCCCGAAATTACTGGCTGGCTGGCCCGCGCCGCCGACGCCGTGCCCCAGGCCCAACTGGCGCAGGCGGGAGCGGAGGATCCCACCAATTCCTTTATTGCGCTGCGTCAGGCCAATCTGGCCCGCAGGCAGGGCGATACCTTTTCGGCGCTGAGTGCGGTGCGGCGTGCCCTGAGTGCCGAAATGCCCTTTCCAGCGTGGGTGATGCTGGCGGCCCGGCTGGACAGTGCGGGCTTTCCGGCAGCGGCAGATCTGGCGTTAGACCGCGCCAAGCGTGACGCTGCCGAACGCGGCTTCGATCCCGAAATCAGTGTCAGCCGGGACGCCCTGAGCGCCTACGGCAATCCCAGCGGCTACGTGGGCACGCTGCTGGCCCAAAACCGCCTGACGCGGGCGGGCGCGTGGCTGGCCTACCTGCGAGAACTGCATCCCCGTTTTGGGGGCGGCCCGGCCCTCTACCTGCGCTACGCGGCCCTGCTGGACGCCCAAGGGCGCGGCGGGGAGGCTGAGGAATGGCGGCAATTTACCCGCACGCTGCGGGCAGGCACGCTGTACAACCTAGGCCCAGACGGCACGGGACAGGTGCGCGACGCGGCCCGCTTGGTCACGCTGGCGCTGCTGCTGGCGCTGGCCGCTTCTTTCGCGGCGCTGGTGGCGCGGGCGTGGCGGGTACAGGGCGAAGACACCCGCCCGCTGGGGGGCCGCTGGCGCTCCGTATTGCGTCACCCCTTATCGCGGGCGCGGCGCAATACGCTGGCCTACGCCTCGTTCGGGGAGCGGCTGGCCTTGGTCACGCTGGCGCTGGGGCTGGTGGCGGCGGTGGGCGGTTGGCAGTGGACGAACCACACCGGGCAGGGCCTTCAGGCGTCGGCGCTCACGTCGGGCACGTATGGCGGCGGCTGGGCCACGGCCCGCTTAGGCGACCTGAACCTGCGCCCCAGCCCCGACGCGGCACTCTTGGCAGGCCTGTCTGCCCAACTGGACGGAGACGACAGCGTGGCCCGCGCTCAGTACACCCGCGCTCAGGCCACTGGTGGGGGGCCAGACGCCTGCGCCCTCAACAACCTCGGCGTTATCGCGGCCCAGCGCGGCGACGTGCCCCAGTCCCGCGAAAGCTACCGCGCGGCGCTGGCGATCCGGCCCGACTTGGCCGCCGCCGCCTTCAATCTGGGCCTGAATCCCGGCACGCCCGGCACGGCGTTTCAGCAGCAGTACCGCCCCGGCCAGCCCCGGCTGTGTTACCCCGACCAGCGCAGTCTGGCCCGCGCGGTCAGCGGCGACCTCAGCGTGACCCTGCGCCGCGACCTGCAACAGCCCTTGGCCCTTTTGCAAGACGGCCCCGGCCAGAGCGCCCGCCTCGGCGCGGCCTTGCTGGGGGCGCTGGCCCTGCTGGCGGCCACTGCCTTTGCCCTTCTGATTCCCCGCGCTGCCACCGACGCCCGCCTGCGCCGTCCCGCCGTTTACCGCGTGTTGGCGCTGCTGCTACCGGGGGCGGCCCTGCTGGAGGGCGCGTGGGGCGGCGTGCTGCTGCTGGCGTGGGGGGCAACCTTGGCGGCTTTGGCTCCGCTGACCGGCCTCATTTCGTATGCGGGCCTGCTCGATCCGGCCCAAGCCACCACCCGGAATCTGCTGCTGGCTGTCCTGATCGGGGTGTACGCCCTCAATACCTTGGCCTTCGCCCTGATAGAACTGCGCCACGCCCGAACCACGCGCCGGGAACGGGTGGAGCGGTAA
- a CDS encoding 4-(cytidine 5'-diphospho)-2-C-methyl-D-erythritol kinase gives MTQLAPTRTQPTTYFAPAKVNLGLSVRGLRQGGYHELHTIMVPLNVGDDLEIRPAPTLTLAVEGADLPTDAKNLVFRAARAYLDAAGIDTGVQITLTKRLPLASGLGGGSSDAATTLMALARLFPAGVDLPALALKLGADVPFFLIGQAALAEGVGEILTPLPVPRVPLVLVNPGVEVSAADAYRWLDDEEEFSPALDVEAILDALTTGRPVPYLNALQPHVALRHPPIREALTLLSEAGLRSPLMSGSGSTCFALAATDDQAHDAARAIARVKPGWWVQATGTL, from the coding sequence ATGACCCAACTCGCCCCCACCCGCACCCAGCCCACCACCTATTTCGCCCCGGCGAAGGTGAATCTGGGCCTCAGTGTGCGCGGGCTGCGGCAGGGCGGCTACCACGAACTGCACACCATCATGGTGCCGCTGAACGTGGGCGACGACCTTGAGATTCGGCCCGCGCCGACGCTGACGCTGGCGGTGGAGGGCGCGGACTTGCCCACCGACGCCAAAAACTTGGTGTTCCGAGCGGCCCGCGCTTACTTGGATGCTGCGGGCATAGACACGGGTGTACAGATCACGCTGACCAAACGGCTGCCCCTCGCGTCGGGGCTGGGCGGCGGCAGCAGCGACGCGGCCACCACCCTCATGGCGTTGGCGCGGCTGTTTCCGGCGGGCGTAGATTTGCCCGCACTGGCGCTGAAACTGGGGGCCGATGTGCCGTTCTTTTTGATCGGACAGGCCGCTCTTGCCGAGGGCGTGGGCGAAATCCTAACGCCGCTGCCTGTGCCGCGTGTGCCGCTGGTACTGGTGAATCCGGGGGTAGAAGTCAGTGCCGCCGACGCCTACCGCTGGCTGGACGATGAAGAGGAATTCTCGCCCGCACTGGATGTGGAAGCCATTCTGGACGCCCTGACCACCGGACGCCCTGTGCCCTACCTGAACGCGCTGCAACCCCATGTGGCCCTGCGTCACCCGCCCATTCGGGAAGCCCTGACGCTGCTCTCGGAAGCGGGCCTACGCTCACCCCTGATGAGCGGCTCGGGCAGCACTTGTTTTGCGCTGGCCGCCACCGACGACCAAGCCCACGACGCGGCGCGGGCGATTGCGCGGGTAAAACCGGGGTGGTGGGTGCAGGCGACGGGAACGCTGTAG
- the chrA gene encoding chromate efflux transporter produces MPPRPPNSPAEIFRIFLRLGLTSFGGPVAHLGYFRIEFVTRRGWFSEAEYADLVALAQFLPGPASSQVGLSVGLLRGGWWGMLAAWLAFTGPSAALMFAFALGIARVGDVSGAGWLLGLKVAAVAVVAQAVAGMWGSLVAADERAGQIKAGLALGAAALVLIWPGAVSQVLALVLAGAVGWRVLAVSGGKQAGQALPLPLTRRVGAVLLGLCAALLLGLPLLASLGAAWALADTFYRAGALVFGGGHVVLPLLQAGLVPAFLPAETFVAGYGAANAVPGPLFTFASYLGASQTALPAWAGATIATVFIFLPGALLMVGALPFWAALSARPAARAALSGINAGVVGLLLAALYDPLFMSAITGPRPLALALLAYAALTAARLPAWAVVGGCAVVGAVAL; encoded by the coding sequence ATGCCGCCCCGCCCCCCCAACTCCCCCGCCGAAATCTTCCGCATTTTCCTGCGGCTCGGCCTGACTTCGTTTGGTGGGCCAGTGGCGCATTTGGGCTATTTCCGCATCGAATTCGTGACCCGGCGCGGCTGGTTCAGCGAGGCAGAGTACGCCGATCTGGTGGCGCTGGCACAGTTTTTGCCGGGGCCAGCCAGCAGTCAGGTGGGACTAAGCGTGGGCCTGTTGCGCGGCGGATGGTGGGGAATGCTGGCCGCGTGGCTGGCCTTCACCGGGCCAAGTGCGGCGCTGATGTTCGCTTTCGCGCTGGGTATTGCCCGTGTGGGAGACGTATCAGGCGCAGGCTGGCTGCTGGGTCTGAAAGTGGCGGCGGTGGCGGTGGTGGCGCAGGCGGTGGCCGGAATGTGGGGCAGTCTGGTGGCGGCAGACGAGCGAGCAGGGCAAATCAAAGCAGGGTTGGCGTTGGGCGCGGCGGCGTTGGTGCTGATCTGGCCGGGGGCAGTGTCGCAAGTGCTGGCGCTGGTGCTGGCCGGGGCGGTGGGCTGGCGAGTTCTGGCGGTAAGCGGGGGAAAGCAAGCGGGCCAAGCGTTGCCCCTCCCACTCACCCGGCGTGTCGGAGCCGTCCTGTTGGGCCTGTGCGCCGCGCTCTTGCTGGGGCTTCCACTGCTGGCTTCACTCGGTGCAGCGTGGGCGTTGGCCGATACGTTTTACCGCGCTGGGGCGTTGGTGTTTGGGGGCGGTCATGTGGTCTTGCCACTGCTGCAAGCCGGATTGGTTCCTGCCTTCCTACCCGCCGAAACCTTCGTGGCCGGATACGGCGCGGCCAACGCAGTGCCGGGGCCGCTGTTTACCTTTGCCAGCTATTTGGGTGCGTCCCAAACGGCCTTGCCCGCATGGGCCGGGGCCACCATTGCCACCGTCTTCATCTTCCTGCCCGGTGCGCTGCTGATGGTGGGCGCGTTGCCGTTCTGGGCCGCGTTGTCTGCCCGCCCCGCTGCCCGCGCCGCGTTGTCGGGCATCAATGCCGGGGTGGTGGGGCTGCTGCTGGCCGCCCTCTACGACCCGCTGTTCATGTCGGCCATCACTGGGCCGCGCCCGCTGGCGTTGGCGTTATTGGCCTACGCCGCGCTGACGGCTGCCCGTTTGCCCGCGTGGGCAGTGGTGGGCGGGTGTGCGGTGGTGGGAGCGGTGGCGTTGTAG
- a CDS encoding copper amine oxidase, with amino-acid sequence MPVVTLPSLPFLLPHRRRTRSVLAALTLALAPLVLPALAPAFAASVGAAQLTLTTDQTAAYLNGEGTKLVNAPRLIGGRTMLPLRETAALLGQPLTIGTGQLQLGKLVIDTRANSATMAGQPQPEGNVVSAAGVLYVTARLIADALNANMSVDDSGRTLTLTALRDGGNPLAPQARFSTDKNVYAPGERVIFTDYPFDPDGSDIVSRRWTGRQDAYFQPGTYTVGLQVANARGLQSTPFTRTIRVEGLPVDSPLTYALKYADPGEAFPDPAVLNYPAVTPQVVDGPSIPLLFSDSPEAPTQSGVLYQDSVAGRARLLAYHLNALNKPARLYVLARNTENRPVEVRTERLGETAPTRIEGILGQVTLLDYFAYTGSQTLTLAPGQSAAVYASPTLGIGSGVNLMQDVVTTGRVELTFLMLEDGLPVSGQLVQQLPYLPTDGRHVRGTFPDAVRTLRVNLTSFPARIVIGDGMVDPAITGTDMLTGQSVRLMGNYGVLYDLEVNGAAGTAVALSPRGGLYRGAMNVTDGPLVQTIKMPRTGTALSPNQPVMLWRAQTDRLNIDFVPASGSNLPISLVFYKTKMQSGFGGILKTYQP; translated from the coding sequence ATGCCTGTGGTTACTCTGCCTTCTCTTCCCTTTCTCCTGCCACACCGCCGACGAACCCGTTCTGTGTTGGCCGCGCTGACGCTTGCGCTTGCGCCGCTGGTCCTGCCTGCCTTGGCCCCAGCGTTTGCCGCCTCGGTAGGGGCCGCGCAACTGACCCTGACCACCGACCAGACCGCCGCGTACCTGAACGGTGAAGGCACCAAGTTGGTCAATGCGCCGCGCCTGATCGGGGGCCGCACCATGTTGCCCCTGCGCGAAACGGCGGCGCTGCTGGGCCAACCGCTGACCATCGGCACCGGGCAATTGCAACTGGGCAAACTGGTGATCGACACGCGCGCCAACTCGGCTACGATGGCAGGTCAGCCTCAGCCCGAGGGCAATGTGGTCAGTGCGGCGGGCGTGCTGTACGTGACGGCCCGCCTGATCGCCGACGCCCTGAACGCCAACATGAGCGTGGACGATTCAGGCCGCACCCTGACCCTGACCGCCCTGCGTGACGGCGGCAATCCGCTGGCCCCGCAAGCCCGATTTTCTACCGACAAGAACGTGTACGCGCCTGGCGAACGGGTCATTTTCACCGATTATCCCTTCGACCCGGACGGCTCCGACATCGTTTCGCGGCGCTGGACGGGGCGGCAGGATGCGTATTTTCAGCCCGGAACCTACACGGTGGGCCTGCAGGTCGCCAATGCGCGGGGGCTGCAAAGCACGCCGTTTACCCGTACCATCCGGGTCGAAGGGTTGCCCGTAGACTCCCCCCTGACCTACGCCCTGAAATATGCCGACCCCGGCGAGGCGTTTCCTGATCCGGCGGTGCTGAATTACCCAGCCGTGACGCCGCAAGTCGTGGACGGCCCCAGCATTCCGCTCCTCTTTAGCGACAGCCCCGAAGCGCCCACCCAGAGCGGCGTGCTGTATCAGGACAGCGTGGCCGGACGCGCCCGATTGCTGGCCTATCACCTGAATGCGCTGAACAAACCCGCCCGCCTGTACGTGCTGGCCCGCAACACCGAAAACCGCCCGGTAGAGGTGCGAACCGAGCGGCTGGGCGAAACCGCGCCGACCCGGATTGAAGGCATTCTGGGACAGGTGACGCTGCTGGATTACTTTGCCTACACGGGCAGCCAGACCCTCACCTTGGCCCCCGGCCAGAGCGCCGCCGTGTATGCCAGCCCCACGTTAGGCATCGGCAGCGGCGTCAATCTGATGCAGGACGTGGTGACCACAGGCCGCGTGGAACTGACCTTCCTGATGCTGGAAGACGGCCTGCCCGTCAGCGGCCAACTCGTGCAGCAGTTGCCGTATCTGCCCACTGATGGCCGCCATGTGCGCGGCACCTTCCCCGACGCGGTGCGAACCCTGCGCGTGAACCTGACCAGTTTTCCCGCCCGAATCGTCATTGGCGACGGCATGGTCGACCCGGCCATCACCGGAACCGATATGCTGACCGGCCAATCGGTGCGCCTGATGGGCAATTACGGCGTGCTGTACGACCTAGAAGTGAACGGCGCGGCGGGCACGGCGGTGGCCCTCAGCCCACGCGGAGGCCTGTACCGGGGAGCCATGAACGTGACCGACGGCCCGCTGGTGCAGACCATCAAGATGCCGCGCACGGGAACGGCCCTGTCGCCCAACCAACCCGTGATGCTGTGGCGTGCCCAGACAGACCGCCTGAATATCGATTTCGTGCCCGCCAGCGGCAGCAATCTGCCCATCAGTCTGGTGTTTTACAAGACCAAGATGCAGAGCGGATTTGGGGGGATTTTGAAGACGTATCAGCCCTGA